One window of Symbiobacterium terraclitae genomic DNA carries:
- a CDS encoding ABC transporter permease, producing MARWQAAAVSAALLLLLWQGAAWTGAWPRYVFPWPEDVLLTLWRLLATRELAVALLHTLKRIGLGFALSASGGLLLGLCMARSRTVSDLLGPVVQGLQSMPSICWYPLAVLWIGWNEGALLFVTVSGALFAIAAATESGVRNIPPGYVRAAATMGARGWQLYSRVVLPAALPSLLTGMRLGWSFAWRSLMAAELLFLNLGFGHLLAMGRDLGDAAQVMAVIVVILAVGVLVDRACFSRAERAVRRRFGYELGA from the coding sequence ATGGCTAGGTGGCAGGCTGCGGCCGTCTCGGCGGCGCTGCTGCTGCTGCTCTGGCAGGGGGCGGCCTGGACGGGGGCGTGGCCCCGCTACGTCTTCCCCTGGCCCGAGGACGTGCTCCTCACCCTCTGGCGGCTGCTTGCCACCCGGGAGCTGGCGGTGGCCCTCCTGCACACGCTGAAGCGCATCGGCCTGGGCTTCGCCCTCTCGGCGTCCGGCGGCCTCCTGCTCGGCCTCTGCATGGCCCGCAGCCGCACCGTCAGCGACCTGCTGGGGCCGGTGGTGCAGGGCCTGCAGTCGATGCCGTCGATCTGCTGGTACCCGCTGGCCGTCCTCTGGATCGGGTGGAACGAGGGCGCGCTGCTCTTCGTGACCGTCTCCGGCGCCCTCTTCGCCATCGCCGCCGCCACCGAGTCGGGGGTGCGGAACATCCCGCCGGGCTACGTCCGGGCGGCGGCCACCATGGGCGCACGGGGGTGGCAGCTCTACAGCCGGGTCGTGCTGCCGGCCGCACTGCCCTCCCTGCTGACGGGGATGCGGCTGGGCTGGTCGTTCGCCTGGCGCTCTCTGATGGCCGCCGAACTGCTCTTCCTGAACCTCGGCTTCGGCCACCTGCTGGCCATGGGGCGCGACCTGGGCGACGCGGCGCAGGTGATGGCGGTGATCGTGGTGATCCTGGCCGTGGGGGTGCTGGTGGACCGGGCCTGCTTCAGCCGGGCCGAGCGGGCGGTGCGCCGGCGGTTCGGGTACGAGCTCGGCGCGTGA
- a CDS encoding type II toxin-antitoxin system death-on-curing family toxin — MLIYLTTDHLIALHRRVIAETGGPPGVRELGGVQSALARPFASYGGQALYPTLEEKAAALAEGISRNHPFVDGNKRMAIAAGCLFLMLNGREITATEQELEHTAWALAVREIELADLAEWFRSHSKAVE; from the coding sequence ATGCTGATCTACCTGACCACCGACCACCTGATCGCGCTGCACAGGCGCGTGATCGCCGAGACCGGCGGCCCGCCCGGGGTGCGGGAGCTCGGCGGCGTCCAGTCGGCCCTCGCCAGACCGTTCGCATCCTACGGGGGCCAGGCGCTGTACCCGACCCTCGAGGAGAAGGCCGCCGCGCTGGCGGAGGGGATCTCCCGCAACCACCCCTTCGTCGACGGCAACAAGCGCATGGCCATCGCCGCCGGATGCCTCTTCCTCATGCTCAACGGGCGCGAGATCACCGCCACGGAGCAGGAACTGGAGCACACCGCCTGGGCGCTGGCGGTCCGGGAGATCGAACTGGCCGACCTGGCCGAGTGGTTCCGCAGTCACAGCAAGGCCGTGGAATGA
- a CDS encoding spermine/spermidine synthase, translating into MYERPSVIERAVTPRGEIQLQRRGEHYEVISNGCFLMATYNGESERALVDLALRRHPGIRRVLVGGLGVGYTLRAALDAPGVERVTVVEIEPKVVEWNRGPLAEVNGRALEDPRTRLVVDDLARFLLGRPEPYDLVALDTDNGPEWTVFAGNQRLWSPEGLERLNRWLAPGGVLAFWSANPAPAFEALLRRRYREVAACAVGAALSDIDDVVYLARGPAGPADLEAPEPSC; encoded by the coding sequence TTGTACGAAAGACCCAGCGTGATCGAGCGGGCGGTGACCCCTCGGGGCGAGATCCAGCTGCAGCGCCGCGGGGAGCACTACGAGGTGATCTCCAACGGCTGCTTCCTGATGGCCACCTACAACGGCGAGTCCGAGCGGGCGCTGGTCGACCTCGCCCTGCGGCGGCACCCCGGGATCCGGCGGGTCCTGGTGGGTGGGCTCGGCGTGGGCTACACGCTGCGGGCCGCGCTGGACGCCCCCGGCGTGGAGCGGGTGACCGTGGTGGAGATCGAGCCGAAGGTGGTCGAGTGGAACCGTGGACCGCTGGCGGAGGTGAACGGCCGCGCCCTGGAGGATCCCCGGACGCGCCTCGTCGTGGATGACCTCGCCCGCTTCCTCCTGGGTCGGCCCGAGCCGTACGACCTCGTGGCCCTGGATACCGACAACGGCCCGGAGTGGACCGTCTTCGCCGGGAACCAGCGGCTCTGGAGCCCCGAGGGGCTCGAACGGCTGAACCGCTGGCTGGCCCCCGGCGGCGTGCTGGCCTTCTGGTCGGCCAACCCCGCACCGGCGTTCGAGGCCCTGCTGCGGCGCCGCTACCGGGAGGTGGCGGCCTGCGCCGTCGGCGCGGCGCTCTCCGACATCGACGACGTGGTCTACCTGGCCCGCGGGCCGGCCGGACCGGCAGACCTTGAGGCACCCGAGCCATCGTGCTAG
- a CDS encoding acyl-CoA thioesterase: MEGFRFTFEQQVVFRDIDMLGHVNNAVYATYFETARVEYLHNLTADLETLVTFILAEITITYKSPAYLRERLVIGLRVTEIGNSSMVFEGRIVEKETGRLVATSRAVLVHFDYKNQRPVPVPAELRARIGRFEGREF, encoded by the coding sequence GTGGAGGGGTTCCGGTTCACGTTCGAACAGCAGGTTGTGTTCCGCGACATTGACATGCTCGGGCACGTCAACAACGCCGTGTACGCGACCTACTTCGAAACGGCCCGGGTGGAATATCTCCATAACCTGACGGCTGACCTCGAGACCCTGGTGACGTTCATCCTCGCGGAGATCACCATCACCTACAAGTCGCCCGCATACCTGCGGGAGCGGCTGGTGATCGGCCTGCGCGTCACCGAGATCGGCAATTCGAGCATGGTCTTCGAAGGCCGGATCGTCGAGAAGGAGACCGGGCGCCTGGTGGCCACCAGCCGCGCCGTCCTCGTCCATTTCGACTACAAGAACCAGCGGCCGGTTCCCGTGCCCGCGGAGTTGCGGGCGCGCATCGGCCGCTTCGAAGGGCGGGAGTTCTGA
- a CDS encoding ABC transporter substrate-binding protein, producing the protein MHRWIAWLLAALLLSACAPRGEREGPAPAEAPPAAVRVGYMPNLTHAQAVLGVAEGTFARLTGLEVNGRLFPAGSAALQALFAGEVDLLYLGPAPALNGYLRSGGAALRVIAGAASGGSVFVVRPGVDPSDLRGTRLATPGIGNTQDAALRHLLAQNGWRTRERGGDVTLSPMAPAEILSLFSRGELDGAWVAEPWGSRLILEAGGVLAIDERDLWAGGVVPTTLLVVRPDFLSRHPDVVRRFLEAHVAITQELERDPDGTRDRVQAALADLQGRPLSDELMAAAWGRIDFTSDPMADAVAEQADRAFAAGLLGARRPDLSSLYDLTLLQEVAP; encoded by the coding sequence ATGCACAGATGGATCGCGTGGCTCCTGGCCGCCCTCCTGTTGAGCGCCTGCGCGCCGCGGGGGGAGAGGGAGGGGCCGGCCCCGGCGGAGGCACCACCGGCGGCCGTACGCGTCGGTTACATGCCCAACCTCACGCACGCACAGGCCGTGCTCGGCGTGGCCGAGGGGACCTTCGCGCGCCTGACCGGCCTCGAGGTGAACGGGCGCCTTTTCCCGGCCGGCTCCGCCGCACTGCAGGCGCTGTTTGCCGGCGAGGTCGACCTGCTGTACCTGGGCCCGGCGCCCGCACTGAACGGCTACCTGCGCTCCGGCGGCGCAGCCCTGCGGGTGATCGCCGGAGCGGCATCGGGCGGGTCGGTCTTCGTGGTGCGGCCGGGCGTTGATCCGAGCGACCTGCGCGGCACCCGCCTGGCCACGCCCGGCATCGGGAACACCCAGGACGCGGCGCTGCGCCACCTGCTCGCGCAGAACGGCTGGCGCACCCGTGAGCGGGGCGGCGACGTGACGCTCTCGCCGATGGCCCCCGCCGAGATCCTCAGCCTCTTCAGCCGGGGCGAGCTGGACGGGGCCTGGGTCGCCGAGCCCTGGGGAAGCCGGCTCATCCTGGAGGCGGGCGGCGTGCTGGCCATCGACGAGCGGGACCTGTGGGCCGGGGGCGTCGTGCCGACCACGCTCCTGGTGGTCCGGCCGGACTTCCTCAGCCGGCACCCCGACGTCGTCAGGCGGTTCCTGGAGGCCCACGTGGCGATCACGCAGGAGCTCGAGCGGGACCCCGACGGGACCCGGGACAGGGTGCAGGCGGCGCTGGCCGACCTGCAGGGCCGGCCCCTGAGCGACGAACTGATGGCCGCGGCCTGGGGCCGCATCGATTTCACCAGCGACCCGATGGCGGACGCTGTTGCCGAACAGGCCGACCGCGCCTTCGCAGCCGGGCTGCTGGGGGCTCGCCGGCCGGATCTCTCCTCCCTGTATGACCTGACCCTGCTCCAGGAGGTGGCTCCATGA
- a CDS encoding methyl-accepting chemotaxis protein has translation MEQPEPAPTEAEGAPQAAADAPAAEGPDWEAVSRTLDCLARGDLVQARTEAAAVPAEIRDGMLQAIQKLERTMANLAASAATAIEQGARPLLAASELVEATRAQATEVNQVAALAEELAASVEEVAASSDAAVSTANETIRQAEAGVAHVRGALDGMSAIAEGMSCLQDNVNRLLSTVEPIHQVLELIEDISGQTNLLALNAAIEAARAGDQGRGFAVVAQEVRRLAERSHSAIRDVQEQISTLRQGANAVYEATDQLARQIADNIGLARQGQEALETIRKSVAESTAPMADIAKAAEEESKAVQQAATSVNQIAGAMNKVQSATAELAVMVSDLQAALRNTRSLTEQFRINLSDIELLTAARGDHVLWVQRLHEMLLEREEISVEDLGDHHSCRLGRWYDANRAKGGSIQAFVALERPHSELHAVARRAVELWNRGKREEAAGEVKRVITLSQEILALLAECRQAWPAE, from the coding sequence ATGGAGCAGCCAGAGCCGGCCCCAACCGAGGCCGAAGGGGCGCCGCAGGCCGCTGCGGACGCGCCGGCCGCCGAAGGGCCGGATTGGGAGGCCGTCAGCCGCACGCTCGACTGCCTGGCCCGGGGCGACCTGGTTCAGGCGCGCACAGAGGCTGCCGCGGTGCCGGCGGAGATCAGGGACGGCATGCTGCAGGCGATTCAGAAACTGGAGCGCACGATGGCCAACCTGGCCGCTTCCGCGGCCACCGCCATCGAGCAGGGGGCCCGGCCGCTGCTGGCGGCCAGCGAGCTGGTGGAGGCCACCCGGGCGCAGGCCACGGAGGTCAACCAGGTGGCGGCGCTGGCGGAGGAGCTGGCCGCGTCCGTGGAGGAGGTGGCCGCATCGTCCGACGCGGCGGTCTCCACGGCCAACGAGACCATCAGGCAGGCGGAGGCCGGCGTCGCGCACGTCCGCGGAGCCCTGGACGGGATGAGCGCGATCGCCGAGGGGATGAGCTGCCTGCAGGACAACGTCAACCGGCTGCTGAGCACGGTGGAGCCGATCCACCAGGTGCTGGAGCTCATCGAGGACATCTCGGGGCAGACCAACCTGCTGGCGCTGAACGCCGCCATCGAGGCCGCGCGGGCCGGCGACCAGGGCAGGGGCTTCGCCGTGGTCGCCCAGGAGGTGCGCCGCCTGGCCGAGCGCTCGCACAGCGCGATCCGGGACGTGCAGGAGCAGATCTCCACGCTCCGGCAGGGCGCCAACGCCGTGTACGAGGCCACCGACCAGCTGGCCCGGCAGATCGCCGACAACATCGGCCTGGCCAGGCAGGGCCAGGAGGCCCTGGAGACCATCCGCAAGTCGGTGGCGGAGAGCACCGCCCCCATGGCCGACATCGCGAAGGCGGCCGAGGAGGAGTCCAAGGCGGTGCAGCAGGCGGCCACGAGCGTGAACCAGATCGCCGGCGCCATGAACAAGGTGCAGTCGGCCACGGCGGAGCTGGCCGTGATGGTCTCGGACCTGCAGGCGGCTCTGCGCAACACCCGGTCGCTCACTGAGCAGTTCAGGATCAACCTGTCGGACATCGAGCTGCTGACCGCCGCCCGGGGTGACCACGTCCTCTGGGTCCAGCGCCTGCACGAGATGCTGCTGGAGCGCGAGGAGATCTCCGTCGAGGACCTCGGCGACCACCACAGCTGCCGCCTCGGCCGGTGGTACGACGCCAACCGCGCCAAGGGCGGCTCGATCCAGGCCTTCGTCGCCCTGGAGCGGCCGCACTCGGAACTGCACGCCGTCGCCCGGCGCGCCGTCGAGCTGTGGAACCGCGGGAAGCGCGAGGAGGCGGCCGGCGAGGTCAAGCGGGTGATCACGCTGTCGCAGGAGATCCTGGCGCTGCTCGCCGAGTGCCGGCAGGCGTGGCCGGCCGAATAG
- a CDS encoding M23 family metallopeptidase, producing MEIPANPPVVTLEPRQVLRGDFAVLRVDQPLPGEPQLHVGGLSEQPKLFLLDRQPTALIGFPAAAPLGAYPVRLTWDGGEWEGSIEVVYKEFTVDRLEVTEEQEEVYYDPRQAEQWERLYRLRSTSEPEPLWRDVFRPPLDGELRVTTYFGEIRVVNGVETGRHSGMDFGAPTGTPIYAPARGKVILAEEFIVSGRTIVIDHGLNLFTAYYHCEEIHVAPGDWVEAGQRIGLVGSTGFSTGPHLHWTATVGNTPVDPWPLTQGRVADLFTRSKE from the coding sequence GTGGAAATCCCAGCGAATCCCCCTGTGGTGACGCTGGAGCCCCGGCAGGTGCTGCGGGGCGACTTCGCCGTGCTGCGGGTCGACCAGCCGCTGCCGGGGGAGCCGCAGCTCCACGTGGGGGGCCTCTCCGAGCAGCCGAAGCTCTTCCTGCTTGACCGGCAGCCCACCGCGCTCATCGGCTTCCCCGCGGCGGCCCCGCTGGGCGCGTATCCCGTGCGCCTCACCTGGGACGGCGGCGAGTGGGAGGGCAGCATCGAGGTGGTCTACAAGGAGTTCACCGTCGACCGCCTCGAGGTGACCGAGGAGCAGGAGGAGGTTTACTACGATCCCCGGCAGGCGGAGCAGTGGGAGCGGCTCTACCGGCTCCGCTCCACCAGCGAGCCGGAGCCGCTGTGGCGGGACGTGTTCCGGCCCCCGCTGGACGGCGAGCTGCGGGTGACGACCTACTTCGGCGAGATCCGGGTCGTCAACGGCGTGGAGACGGGCCGGCACAGCGGGATGGACTTCGGCGCCCCGACGGGCACCCCGATCTACGCGCCGGCCCGGGGCAAGGTCATCCTGGCCGAGGAGTTCATCGTCTCCGGCCGGACCATCGTCATCGACCACGGCCTCAACCTCTTCACGGCATACTACCACTGTGAGGAGATCCACGTGGCGCCGGGCGACTGGGTGGAGGCCGGCCAGCGGATCGGGCTGGTGGGCTCAACCGGGTTCTCCACGGGCCCGCACCTGCACTGGACCGCCACCGTGGGCAACACACCGGTGGACCCCTGGCCGCTCACCCAGGGGCGGGTGGCCGACCTGTTCACCAGGAGCAAGGAGTGA
- a CDS encoding CapA family protein, whose amino-acid sequence MRSPRPRRAVLLALALLLLTGCSSAAPGGFAAIPQPVPGATPSAGPQPLPGATPPGGSPVATEAPPPGTTQPDPGTPVRARLLAVGDLLMHLPLVHSSALPDGGWDFTPLFQPVRPWIDAADMAIANLETTLTGPDYPWAGYPSFNTPPELARDLRAVGFDVLTNANNHTLDYVQFGINQTNDALDRYGVAHTGASRTPEEREQILVVEPVPGLRVAVLAYTATTNWIPLPEPWSVNLVDDERMPADIRRARSLEGVDLVVVALHFGEEYEREPNDQQRYYVDVALRAGADIVLGSHPHVIQPIEVRQVRDDFGRDLPRAVIYSEGNFISNQTGLHREAGLMLLVDVVKEGGVTRVERVSFIPTWVHGYTVGGQKRYRVVAVEKAMRDYEAGADPLIAPADYARLREVWADTTVQAVGSPEVAVWSVEQPMAYAERLGGAPHTMGAGADGEGGHPVGGAQTAVDDG is encoded by the coding sequence ATGCGCTCACCCCGGCCGCGCCGCGCGGTTCTCCTGGCACTGGCCCTCCTGCTCCTGACCGGCTGCAGCTCGGCCGCCCCGGGCGGGTTCGCCGCTATCCCGCAGCCGGTGCCCGGGGCCACGCCTTCCGCAGGTCCGCAGCCGCTGCCCGGGGCCACGCCCCCCGGTGGCTCGCCGGTCGCGACGGAGGCACCCCCGCCCGGCACAACCCAGCCCGACCCCGGGACGCCGGTGAGGGCCCGGCTCCTGGCAGTGGGCGACCTCCTCATGCACCTGCCGCTGGTCCACTCGTCCGCCCTGCCCGACGGCGGCTGGGACTTCACGCCGCTGTTTCAGCCTGTGCGCCCCTGGATCGACGCCGCTGACATGGCCATCGCCAACCTGGAGACGACCCTCACCGGACCCGACTACCCGTGGGCAGGCTATCCCAGCTTCAACACGCCGCCGGAGCTGGCCCGCGACCTCAGGGCGGTCGGCTTCGACGTGCTGACGAACGCCAACAACCACACGCTGGACTACGTCCAGTTCGGCATCAACCAGACCAACGACGCCCTCGACCGGTACGGCGTCGCCCACACCGGTGCCTCCCGCACCCCGGAGGAGCGGGAGCAGATCCTGGTCGTCGAGCCCGTCCCGGGCCTCCGGGTCGCGGTGCTGGCCTACACGGCCACGACCAACTGGATCCCCCTGCCCGAGCCCTGGTCGGTCAACCTGGTCGACGACGAGCGGATGCCGGCAGACATCCGGCGGGCCCGGTCCCTTGAGGGCGTCGACCTCGTGGTCGTCGCGCTGCACTTCGGCGAGGAGTACGAACGGGAGCCCAACGACCAGCAGCGCTACTACGTGGACGTGGCCCTGCGGGCCGGCGCGGACATCGTGCTGGGCAGCCATCCCCACGTGATTCAGCCCATCGAGGTGCGCCAGGTCCGCGACGACTTCGGCCGGGACCTCCCCAGGGCGGTCATCTACAGCGAGGGGAACTTCATCTCCAACCAGACGGGCCTCCACCGGGAGGCCGGGCTGATGCTGCTGGTCGACGTGGTCAAGGAGGGCGGGGTCACCCGCGTCGAGCGGGTCTCCTTCATCCCCACCTGGGTTCACGGCTACACCGTTGGCGGGCAGAAACGGTACAGGGTCGTGGCGGTGGAGAAGGCCATGCGGGACTACGAGGCCGGGGCGGACCCGCTGATTGCGCCGGCCGACTACGCCCGCCTGCGGGAGGTCTGGGCGGACACCACCGTGCAGGCGGTGGGCAGCCCGGAGGTCGCGGTCTGGTCGGTGGAGCAGCCGATGGCATATGCCGAACGGCTGGGCGGCGCGCCACATACCATGGGTGCAGGCGCTGACGGTGAAGGAGGCCACCCAGTTGGTGGAGCCCAGACAGCTGTGGACGATGGCTGA
- the acs gene encoding acetate--CoA ligase: MDTKQFEALLQEDRRFAPPPAFAAAANVSDNSLYEQAARDREGFWAAQAERLHWFKRWDRVLEWNPPFAQWFVGGKLNVAYNCLDRHLETPTRTKAAIIWEGEPGEERVLTYLDLHREVCRFANVLRQMGVGKGDRVTIYLPMIPEAAVAMLACTRIGAIHSVVFGGFSAESLRDRINDSRSKVVITADGGWRRGNIIRMKQIVNEAIVDCPSVEKVVVVKRIGHESLVEHGWHPGRDAWYHTLMRNAPLTCPVEEMDAEDPLFILYTSGSTGKPKGVLHTTGGYLTQVAATTKYVFDLKDSDVYWCTADIGWITGHSYVVYGPLANGATTLMYEGAPDYPDRGRFWEIVEKYRVNIFYTAPTAIRSFMRWGEGWPAKYDLSSLRLLGTVGEPINPEAWMWYHKNIGRERCPIVDTWWQTETGAIMCTPLPGVTETKPGSATRPFPGIEMAIVNEKGEKVPQGSGGYLVVTSPWPAMLRTVWGDPARYTATYFAKFGESTYFTGDGAKWDDEGYFWIIGRVDDVINVSGHRIGTMEVESALVDHPMVAEAAVIGRTHAVKGQAIAAFVTLKEGRRGTPDLADELKQHVATKIGALARPEEIYFTADLPKTRSGKIMRRLLRDIAEGRALGDTTTLADPAVVAQLREQYEAKEAG; the protein is encoded by the coding sequence ATGGATACGAAGCAGTTTGAGGCGCTGCTCCAGGAGGACAGGCGGTTCGCGCCGCCGCCGGCGTTCGCGGCGGCGGCGAACGTGTCAGACAACAGCCTCTACGAGCAGGCCGCGAGGGATCGCGAGGGTTTCTGGGCCGCCCAGGCGGAGCGGCTCCACTGGTTCAAGCGCTGGGACCGGGTGCTGGAGTGGAACCCGCCGTTCGCCCAGTGGTTCGTGGGGGGTAAGCTGAACGTCGCCTACAACTGCCTGGACCGCCACCTGGAGACCCCCACCCGCACGAAGGCGGCCATCATCTGGGAGGGGGAGCCGGGTGAGGAGCGGGTGCTCACGTACCTGGACCTGCACCGGGAGGTCTGCCGCTTCGCCAACGTCCTCCGGCAGATGGGTGTCGGCAAGGGCGACCGGGTCACCATCTACCTGCCGATGATCCCCGAGGCCGCGGTGGCGATGCTGGCCTGTACCCGCATCGGGGCCATCCACTCCGTGGTCTTCGGCGGCTTCTCCGCCGAGTCGCTGCGCGACCGGATCAACGACAGCCGCTCGAAGGTCGTGATCACCGCCGACGGCGGGTGGCGGCGCGGCAACATCATCCGCATGAAGCAGATCGTCAACGAGGCCATCGTCGACTGCCCGAGCGTGGAGAAGGTCGTCGTCGTCAAGCGCATCGGCCACGAGTCGCTGGTGGAGCACGGGTGGCACCCGGGGCGCGACGCCTGGTACCACACGCTCATGCGCAACGCTCCGCTCACCTGTCCGGTGGAAGAGATGGACGCCGAGGACCCGCTGTTCATCCTCTACACCTCGGGTTCCACCGGGAAGCCGAAGGGCGTGCTGCACACCACCGGCGGCTACCTGACGCAGGTCGCGGCCACCACGAAGTATGTGTTCGACCTGAAGGATAGCGACGTCTACTGGTGTACCGCCGACATCGGCTGGATCACCGGCCACTCCTACGTGGTCTACGGCCCGCTGGCCAACGGCGCCACCACGCTGATGTACGAGGGCGCCCCCGACTATCCCGACCGGGGGCGGTTCTGGGAGATCGTCGAAAAGTACCGGGTCAACATCTTCTACACGGCGCCGACGGCCATCCGCTCCTTCATGCGCTGGGGCGAGGGCTGGCCCGCCAAGTACGACCTCTCCTCGCTGCGCCTGCTGGGGACGGTGGGCGAGCCCATCAACCCCGAGGCGTGGATGTGGTACCACAAGAACATCGGCCGGGAGCGGTGCCCCATCGTGGACACCTGGTGGCAGACCGAGACCGGCGCGATCATGTGCACGCCGCTGCCGGGCGTCACCGAGACCAAGCCGGGCTCCGCCACGCGGCCGTTCCCCGGCATTGAGATGGCCATCGTCAACGAGAAGGGCGAGAAGGTCCCGCAGGGCTCCGGCGGCTACCTGGTGGTCACGTCGCCGTGGCCGGCGATGCTGCGCACCGTCTGGGGCGACCCCGCCCGGTATACCGCCACCTACTTCGCGAAGTTCGGCGAGAGCACGTACTTCACCGGCGACGGTGCCAAGTGGGATGACGAGGGCTACTTCTGGATCATCGGCCGGGTCGACGACGTCATCAACGTATCCGGCCACCGCATCGGCACCATGGAGGTGGAGTCGGCGCTGGTCGACCACCCGATGGTCGCCGAGGCGGCGGTCATCGGCCGCACCCACGCCGTGAAGGGGCAGGCCATCGCCGCCTTCGTCACGCTGAAGGAGGGCCGGCGCGGCACGCCCGACCTCGCCGACGAGCTGAAGCAGCACGTGGCGACGAAGATCGGCGCCCTGGCCAGGCCGGAGGAGATCTACTTCACCGCCGACCTCCCCAAGACCCGGTCGGGGAAGATCATGCGGCGGCTCCTGCGCGACATCGCGGAGGGGCGGGCCCTGGGCGACACGACCACCCTGGCCGACCCCGCGGTGGTGGCCCAGCTGCGGGAGCAGTACGAGGCCAAGGAGGCGGGCTAG
- a CDS encoding ABC transporter ATP-binding protein — protein sequence MRYPAVQPVQPELSLCSVTKHFETRRGRIKVLDRVSLNVRRGEFLCLLGPSGCGKSTLFNIIAGLETPDAGEVLVEGEPVAGPGPDRVVVFQDGALFPWLTALGNVEFGLSLQKIPRDERRERAMAALELVRLARFADAYIHELSGGMRQRVAIARALALEPKLLLMDEPFAALDAQTRNIMHEELQRIWARTGQTIIFVTHNVSEAIRLGDRVAVLSFRPGTIKREVPIHRPRPRTADDPHLMEIRTFLVRDLRSDAEAAVEEELTDG from the coding sequence ATGAGATACCCGGCTGTCCAGCCGGTGCAGCCAGAGCTGTCCCTGTGCTCGGTTACGAAGCATTTCGAGACCCGCCGCGGGCGGATCAAGGTGCTGGACCGGGTGAGCCTGAACGTGCGCAGAGGGGAGTTCCTCTGCCTCCTCGGCCCCTCAGGGTGTGGGAAGTCCACCCTCTTCAACATCATCGCCGGGCTGGAGACGCCCGATGCGGGCGAGGTGCTGGTGGAAGGGGAGCCCGTCGCAGGACCCGGTCCGGACCGGGTAGTTGTCTTCCAGGACGGGGCGCTGTTTCCCTGGCTGACCGCCCTCGGCAATGTCGAGTTCGGGCTGAGCCTGCAGAAGATCCCCCGGGACGAGCGGCGTGAGCGGGCCATGGCGGCCCTGGAACTGGTGCGGCTCGCCCGTTTTGCTGATGCGTACATCCATGAGCTCTCCGGCGGCATGCGGCAGCGGGTCGCCATCGCCCGGGCCCTGGCCCTGGAGCCGAAGCTGCTGCTGATGGATGAACCCTTCGCCGCCCTCGATGCGCAGACGCGCAACATCATGCACGAGGAGCTTCAGCGCATCTGGGCACGGACGGGGCAGACCATCATTTTTGTGACGCACAACGTGTCTGAAGCGATCCGGCTCGGTGACCGAGTGGCAGTGCTCTCCTTCCGGCCCGGCACGATCAAGCGGGAGGTGCCGATTCACCGCCCCCGGCCCCGCACGGCGGACGATCCGCACCTGATGGAGATCCGCACATTCCTCGTGCGCGACCTGCGCAGCGACGCGGAGGCCGCGGTGGAGGAGGAGCTCACCGATGGCTAG
- a CDS encoding LysM peptidoglycan-binding domain-containing protein, with product MAQCPPGSFAYRVRPGDDFWRLAQRFGTTPAAIARANPGVSSWGLRIGQPLCIPGRTPWTPPRQPCPWGWEPYQIQPGDTLGAIAWTRRTSVANLLRVNRVDPNNLRIGQIICVPRA from the coding sequence GTGGCCCAGTGCCCACCCGGATCCTTTGCATACAGAGTGCGACCGGGCGACGACTTCTGGCGGCTTGCGCAGCGGTTCGGCACGACGCCGGCCGCCATCGCTCGGGCGAACCCGGGCGTCAGCTCCTGGGGGCTTCGGATCGGCCAGCCGCTCTGCATCCCGGGCCGCACGCCCTGGACTCCCCCACGGCAGCCCTGCCCCTGGGGCTGGGAACCGTATCAGATCCAGCCGGGCGACACCCTGGGGGCGATTGCGTGGACCCGGCGGACCAGCGTGGCCAACCTGCTGCGCGTGAACCGGGTCGATCCGAACAACCTGCGTATCGGGCAGATCATCTGCGTTCCCAGGGCGTGA